The following proteins are encoded in a genomic region of Candidatus Roizmanbacteria bacterium CG_4_9_14_0_2_um_filter_38_17:
- a CDS encoding helicase gives MSKPIVLDLETKHSFREVDNDLTKLGVTCVGIYNYADDSYRAYMESEIPKALKVIEAANFTVGFNIDHFDFPVLNPYYTADLGKLPTIDLLTEFKNSFGKRASLDSIAMATLGTGKTGHGLQAIEFYREGKLEELKRYCLDDVKITKDLYDYGITHSEVFISNWQGKLSVKVDWGKKQVSPQVNLTLGI, from the coding sequence ATGAGCAAGCCTATTGTTTTAGATCTGGAGACAAAACATTCATTTCGTGAAGTTGATAATGACTTAACTAAGCTAGGTGTAACGTGTGTCGGTATATATAACTATGCCGATGATAGTTACCGCGCATATATGGAAAGTGAGATACCCAAAGCGTTAAAGGTGATTGAGGCGGCGAATTTTACGGTTGGATTTAATATTGATCACTTTGATTTTCCTGTATTAAACCCATACTATACGGCTGATCTGGGTAAGCTTCCCACCATAGATTTACTTACCGAATTTAAGAATAGCTTTGGCAAGCGGGCATCTTTAGATTCCATTGCAATGGCAACTTTAGGAACTGGTAAGACTGGGCACGGATTACAGGCTATAGAGTTTTATAGGGAAGGAAAGTTAGAAGAGCTCAAGCGCTACTGTCTAGATGATGTTAAAATCACCAAGGATTTGTATGATTATGGCATCACTCATAGTGAAGTCTTTATTAGCAATTGGCAAGGTAAGCTTTCAGTTA